Proteins found in one Microtus pennsylvanicus isolate mMicPen1 chromosome 14, mMicPen1.hap1, whole genome shotgun sequence genomic segment:
- the Ddx24 gene encoding ATP-dependent RNA helicase DDX24: protein MKIKETKSRPKPPSRGAFQTKGIKVVGKWKQVKIDPNLFADGQMDDLVCFEELTDYRLVSPAKNPSGFFSNEEPKKRKAQAVSEEEEEEDEEEESSSPQKKTKLKKQKDVLVAARGSTAQDEVKDSEPETVCLDQKVGEAASGSLAQAVPKKKKNKGKKKLDLSQSTASKVPKKAKTWMSEAHDQKADVSAWRDLFVPKAVLRALSFLGFSAPTPIQALTLAPAIRDKLDILGAAETGSGKTLAFAIPMIHAVLQWHKMKVPPIPHSTGIPRRESRVGAAADLGSPRTVGTESGVLLDEARTENEAQPSEAGAKAEPETSASASARALLSRDDDDDAGEGPSSLVEDKLIPKQNEDGREKLDEEQPGKLRQELCNHVAVYNLHPRRPLLGLVLTPTRELAIQVRQHIDAVARFTGIKTAILVGGMSTQKQQRMLNRHPEIVIATPGRLWELVKEKHPHLSNLRQLRCLVIDEADRMVEKGHFAELSQLLEMLNDSQYNPNRQTLVFSATLTLVHQAPARILHKKHVKKIDKTAKLDLLMQKIGLRGKPKVIDLTRNEGTVETLTETKIHCETDEKDLYLYYFLMQYPGRSLVFANSISCIKRLSGLLKVLDIMPLTLHACMHQKQRLRNLEQFARLEDCVLLATDVAARGLDIPKVQHVIHYQVPRTSEIYIHRSGRTARATSEGLSLMLIGPEDVMNFKKIYKTLKKDEDIPLFPVQSKYMDVVKERIRLARQIEKAEYRNFQACLHNSWIEQAAAALEIELEEDMYKGGKADQQEERRRQKQMKILKQELRHLLSQPIFQENLKTRYPTQSGRPPQLVVAPRNGESALSCLSRQKRRRRKPKEHRAPPQPSSSTS, encoded by the exons ATGAAGATAAAGGAGACCAAATCAAGGCCAAAGCCACCGAGCCGTGGTGCGTTTCAGACAAAGGGCATCAAAGTGGTGGGGAAGTGGAAGCAGGTGAAGATCGACCCAAATCTGTTTgcggatggacagatggatgactTGGTGTGCTTTGAGGAACTGACAGATTACCGTTTAGTCTCCCCTGCCAAAAACCCCTCTGGTTTCTTCTCAAACGAGGAGCCCAAGAAGAGAAAGGCCCAGGCTGTTtcggaagaggaggaggaggaggatgaagaagaagagtctagctccccccaaaaaaagaccaagctgaagaaacagaaagatgtgTTAGTGGCTGCCAGAGGAAGTACTGCCCAGGATGAAGTCAAAGATTCTGAGCCAGAGACTGTTTGTTTGGATCAAAAGGTAGGGGAAGCAGCTTCGGGAAGCCTGGCACAGGCTGttccaaaaaagaagaaaaacaaagggaaaaagaaattaGATCTTTCCCAGAGCACCGCCTCTAAAGTGCCCAAGAAAGCAAAGACGTGGATGTCTGAAGCGCACGACCAGAAGGCAGACGTGTCCGCCTGGAGGGACCTGTTTGTGCCCAAGGCCGTTCTCCGAGCACTCAGCTTTCTAGGCTTCTCTGCACCCACCCCGATCCAGGCTCTGACCTTGGCCCCTGCCATCCGGGACAAGCTGGACATCCTTGGAGCTGCTGAGACAG GAAGCGGGAAAACTCTTGCGTTTGCCATCCCGATGATTCATGCAGTGCTGCAGTGGCATAAGATGAAGGTTCCACCTATCCCGCATAGCACTGGGATACCACGGAGGGAGAGCAGGGTAGGAGCCGCTGCTGATCTGGGGTCACCTCGCACGGTTGGGACTGAGTCTGGAGTGTTGCTTGATGAGGCCAGAACTGAGAATGAAGCGCAGCCCAGTGAGGCTGGGGCGAAGGCCGAACCCGAGACTAGTGCCTCTGCGTCAGCCCGGGCACTGCTCTCccgtgatgatgatgatgatgctggtGAAGGACCTTCTTCCTTGGTTGAGGACAAGCTTATCCCCAAGCAAAATGAGGATGGAAGAGAAAAGCTTGATGAAGAGCAGCCTGGGAAGTTAAGACAGGAGCTGTGTAACCATGTTGCTGTCTATAACTTACACCCACGGCGCCCCCTGCTGGGACTCGTCCTGACGCCTACTCGAGAGCTGGCCATCCAGGTCAGACAACACATTGATGCTGTGGCCAGGTTTACAG GGATTAAGACAGCAATTTTAGTTGGTGGAATGTCCACACAAAAGCAGCAGAGGATGCTGAATCGCCATCCAGAGATTGTGATCGCCACCCCTGGTCGACTCTGGGAGTTAGTTAAAGAAAAACATCCTCATTTAAGCAACCTTCGGCAGCTCAG GTGCCTTGTGATAGATGAGGCTGATCGAATGGTTGAGAAAGGCCATTTTGCTGAGCTCTCCCAGCTTCTAGAGATGTTAAATGACTCCCAGTACAACCCCAATCGACAAACTCTTGTTTTTTCTGCCACACTGACCCTGGTACACCAAGCTCCTGCTCGAATCCTTCATAAGAAGCATGTGAAGAAAATAGATAAAACCGCCAAACTTGACCTTCTTATGCAGAAGATTGGCTTGCGGGGCAAGCCAAAAGTTATTGACCTCACGAGGAACGAGGGTACAGTGGAGACCCTGACAGAGACCAAGATCCACTGTGAGACAGATGAGAAAGACTTGTATCTCTACTATTTCCTCATGCAGTACCCAGGCCGCAGCCTGGTGTTTGCCAATAGCATCTCCTGCATCAAACGCCTCTCTGGGCTCCTCAAGGTCCTGGACATCATGCCGCTGACtctgcatgcctgcatgcacCAGAAACAGAGGCTTAGAAACCTGGAGCAGTTTGCCCGTCTGGAAGA CTGTGTTCTCTTGGCAACAGATGTGGCAGCTCGGGGTCTGGATATTCCTAAAGTTCAACATGTCATCCATTACCAG GTGCCCCGCACCTCAGAGATTTATATCCACCGGAGTGGTCGGACTGCCCGTGCTACCAGTGAAGGTCTCAGCTTGATGCTGATTGGGCCCGAGGATGTGATGAACTTCAAGAAGATTTACAAAACTCTGAAGAAAGATGAGGACATCCCACTGTTCCCAGTGCAGTCGAAGTACATGGATGTGGTCAAG GAGCGGATCCGTCTAGCCCGGCAGATTGAAAAGGCTGAGTACCGGAACTTCCAGGCTTGTCTGCACAACTCCTGGATTGAGCAGGCGGCGGCAGCCCTCGAGATCGAGCTGGAAGAAGACATGTACAAAG GAGGAAAAGCCGACCAGCAGGAAGAGCGTCGGCGACAGAAGCAGATGAAGATCCTGAAGCAGGAGCTACGCCATCTGCTCTCCCAGCCAATCTTCCAGGAGAACCTGAAGACCAGGTACCCCACACAGTCTGGCAGGCCACCTCAGCTTGTGGTGGCCCCCAGGAATGGCGAGTCTGcgctgagctgcctctccagacagaagaggaggaggaggaagccaaaAGAGCATCGGGCACCGCCACAGCCAAGTTCGAGCACAAGCTAA
- the Otub2 gene encoding ubiquitin thioesterase OTUB2 isoform X2 — MAPPSSSLQDFIPHLHPRLHPHGLFYASCCQRSHTKSSKALVFPSALRLVFPTPESPSTLCSQLRRLLQHSPGKYPSRTHSSVPKPSCLQSETSFNLISEKCDILSILRDHPENRIYQRKIQELSKRFTSIRKTKGDGNCFYRALGYSYLESLLGKSREILKFKERVLQTPNDLLAAGFEEHKFRNPFNAFYSVVELVEKDSSVSSLLKVFNDQSSSDQIVQFLRLLTSAFIRNRADFFRHFIDEEMDIKDFCTHEVEPMAMECDHVQITALSQALNIALQVEYVDEMDTALNHHVFPEAAIPSVYLLYKTSHYNILYAAEKH; from the exons ATGGCCCCTCCTTCCAGCAGCCTCCAGGACTTCATTCCTCACCTGCATCCGAGGCTACATCCTCATGGTCTTTTCTATGCTAGTTGTTGCCAGCGTTCTCACACAAAGTCTTCAAAGGCTCTCGTTTTCCCTTCTGCTCTCCGCCTTGTCTTCCCCACACCAGAATCGCCCTCCACGCTCTGTTCCCAGCTGCGACGGCTTCTCCAGCATTCTCCTGGGAAGTATCCCAGCCGCACCCACTCCTCTGTCCCGAAGCCTTCATGTCTTCAG agtGAAACATCTTTCAACCTAATATCAGAGAAATGTGACATTCTATCCATTCTTCGGGATCATCCTGAAAACAGGATTTACCAGAGGAAAATCCAG GAACTCAGCAAAAGATTTACTTCAATCCGAAAGACCAAAGGAGATGGGAACTGCTTCTACAGGGCCTTGGGCTATTCCTACCTGGAGTCTTTGCTGGGCAAGAGCAGAGAGATCCTCAA GTTTAAAGAGCGTGTGCTACAGACTCCAAATGACCTCCTGGCTGCCGGCTTTGAGGAACACAAGTTCAGAAACCCCTTTAACGCT TTTTACAGTGTGGTCGAGCTGGTAGAGAAGGACAGCTCAGTGTCCAGCCTGCTGAAGGTGTTCAACGACCAGAGCTCCTCGGACCAGATAGTGCAGTTCCTGCGCCTGCTCACATCAGCCTTCATCAGGAACCGGGCTGACTTCTTCCGGCATTTCATAGACGAGGAGATGGACATCAAAGACTTCTGCACTCAC GAAGTGGAGCCCATGGCCATGGAGTGTGACCACGTCCAGATCACAGCTCTGTCGCAGGCACTGAACATCGCTCTGCAGGTGGAGTATGTGGACGAGATGGACACCGCTCTGAACCACCACGTGTTCCCCGAGGCTGCCATACCTTCCGTTTATCTGCTCTATAAAACATCCCACTACAACATCCTGTATGCAGCTGAAAAACACTGA
- the Otub2 gene encoding ubiquitin thioesterase OTUB2 isoform X1, with translation MSETSFNLISEKCDILSILRDHPENRIYQRKIQELSKRFTSIRKTKGDGNCFYRALGYSYLESLLGKSREILKFKERVLQTPNDLLAAGFEEHKFRNPFNAFYSVVELVEKDSSVSSLLKVFNDQSSSDQIVQFLRLLTSAFIRNRADFFRHFIDEEMDIKDFCTHEVEPMAMECDHVQITALSQALNIALQVEYVDEMDTALNHHVFPEAAIPSVYLLYKTSHYNILYAAEKH, from the exons ATG agtGAAACATCTTTCAACCTAATATCAGAGAAATGTGACATTCTATCCATTCTTCGGGATCATCCTGAAAACAGGATTTACCAGAGGAAAATCCAG GAACTCAGCAAAAGATTTACTTCAATCCGAAAGACCAAAGGAGATGGGAACTGCTTCTACAGGGCCTTGGGCTATTCCTACCTGGAGTCTTTGCTGGGCAAGAGCAGAGAGATCCTCAA GTTTAAAGAGCGTGTGCTACAGACTCCAAATGACCTCCTGGCTGCCGGCTTTGAGGAACACAAGTTCAGAAACCCCTTTAACGCT TTTTACAGTGTGGTCGAGCTGGTAGAGAAGGACAGCTCAGTGTCCAGCCTGCTGAAGGTGTTCAACGACCAGAGCTCCTCGGACCAGATAGTGCAGTTCCTGCGCCTGCTCACATCAGCCTTCATCAGGAACCGGGCTGACTTCTTCCGGCATTTCATAGACGAGGAGATGGACATCAAAGACTTCTGCACTCAC GAAGTGGAGCCCATGGCCATGGAGTGTGACCACGTCCAGATCACAGCTCTGTCGCAGGCACTGAACATCGCTCTGCAGGTGGAGTATGTGGACGAGATGGACACCGCTCTGAACCACCACGTGTTCCCCGAGGCTGCCATACCTTCCGTTTATCTGCTCTATAAAACATCCCACTACAACATCCTGTATGCAGCTGAAAAACACTGA